TCGCTCACACAATCAATGTTTTCACAACACCTCTTCATGCCAGTTAAATGTAATGCTACAACATTTGCAATGTCTGTcaaagttaattaaaatgagtaaaattcAAAGAGATTAAAACATAGTAATGAAAGGGAATGCTCTAAATCGAATCATTGGGTATTTTAGTGGGTCCCCTCTTTTAAAATGTCCCTTGCTGGCGCAGAGCATATGTAGAATGAAATGAGCTGAATGATAAGGCTGGATACACACCCGGGCCTAGAGATAGAGATAGGAGACCCAGTAGACCAGGTTGAAGAGACCAAATGCAGTGGGGAAGAAGATGCGTGCATACGAGTCTATCTTTGCAACGCGGATGTGCAACCTGCCATGCCGCCAGGCTCCAGAGCGGCAGTCTTCGAAACAGCAGAAGAAGCTGGTGCAGTCCTTCCCGTCCAGACACTCGTAGCCATACTCCTCGTCTCGCTCCTGCATGTGCGTGGCGTTGTTCATCTGAATGGCTGTGGCCGAACGTGGGCGGATGTCTACTGTGGGTGTCTGCTTTTAACAGAACAAAATGACACAGTTAGCCACCAGAGCCCCAGAGTGCCATTATCAAGACCTCGCTAACTTAACAGGGGACCTAATTTGAGATGCCATTTTCACTCTCTCActtaattttctgtcattagTGCAGTGAAATGCAATTTGCACCTTAAACTTGCCAATGGGCCCttttaatgtcaaaaaatacaaatacacccATAACTACCTCCTGTGATTGTAATTAGTGAGACTTATAGTGAACAAGGGTCAATCCCTGTGGACCCCATGATGCGAATTACACCTTTGGGCTCGAGGATAGCTGGTGGCTGAGGCAATCATACTATTTTTAGTAAAGGAGTCCATATTACTTTGTTTGGCAGCTATATAAAGCTAGTGCTGGGCAACGCcacttcatttttaacattcaaaTTATGCTACTGCTGCACAACATTAGAAATGCTGTTAGAACACTCTAAAAACAGATGACTGTGCATAATTTGtttaaaagcacaaaatatatttttaatgcccAGTGACTCAACAGAATGTCAGAATTTGGACCTGTATGGGTGTTTTAAgcatttatttttgaaataaatgtatacaaTGTGTTCTAACTGGCTTATGATGCATCCTAAAGCTAAGCTTTGGGAGGAGCATCTGTTGGCAGATGTGTTGCTAACAGTATTTCTCCAGCCCACTCTTTCTGTCACTCTTTCTGTCACAAATGGGTTCAAGTAAACCTCCCTTTCAAACTGTGCTCACCACTGGAGGGCACATGCTTTTCATTTGTGAAGATTCCTAAAATAGGACAGTGACATCAGTGAGTCTGTGGCCCTGTCATTCTACAGGGAGACAATTAGTATTCAAATAGGCGGTTTACATCAGCTTTTATCTCAAAATGCCATGCCACCTTTGCACAAATTGGAATTCTGGCTGTTTGGCAGATTAAATGCTTTCCCCCCCTTTGGCAGAAATGGCAGGTTCCTTGACCTTGCTGATAAACTATGGTGTCAAGCTCACCATTTGAAAAAGACACACTAAGCTGAGCATACTCCACAGTTCAACTTCTAAGAATTTCACATCACTGCTTTCCCTCAAGAAAGTGACTAGTAGCTGTCAATTAGTTTgatcttagtttttttttctttttaacgtTGGAACAATATTCTATATATGACTGTACTAGTACTCCAGATATCTTTTACAGCTGTCTGTATGCTTTGTGTTAAGAGAATAGAAATACTTATGAAGTTCTTTTTGAATTGCAACAAACATTACAAAACTGTTGGATACAAacactaaatgttttttttttttttttatttattttatcacataaacatttttattctgtatcTTCAGTGAACATGCTTGCTGCAAAAAATGCCATTGCACTTTTAGTTTGAACATAACATTATCTGCTGTCAGCATGCATCCTCAAACAAGCTTAAAAAACTTAAACTTGATTTAATTGTTCATTCCCTAAAGCTTCTCATTTTGCCCAGCACTAGTGCACAAACCTGCTGTCCCTTTGAAAACGATACATAACCACAAACAAAGCAACATACGGGTTAGTTTCAGCATTTTTGTCCTCATTAACGGACAGTATGTTGAGTTAATGAGGGGATTAGCAGAACAGGTTATGACTCAGTTCTCAAAGGGGATTGGTTGCACTGTAGGAAGCGCAGCGGAAGCTCAAGCAGAAGGAGCATTAACAGCATCCTGCCGCATGGCCTGGTCAAGCTGGGCTGTGCCGAGTTGGtgttagcaaaaaaaaacaaaaaaacaaacaacaacacagtggCATTGGCAACTTTAACTGGCTGAAAGTAGACAACCTCTCAGAAAAGACAATGGTGGAAACACTTGGGATCATTACTGGAAGATCCCTTGGCttatgttaaatatttgatggtAGTGTTTCCATATTGCAGGTGGATTTTTCTGTCTTATGAGACCCCAAAACTATTCCTCCCAGTGAAATTTTGATGTGGATATCTATGTGGAAAAGCAAATTATCTTGTCATGACTTTTGTGTTAGTTTAAATTTAGATCTTTGCTTGCACCCACCCAGCCTGGATGCTTTCTGGGTGTTTGAAGATTACCATGTGTTAATCTTCTGAATGGACCTCCAACTCTAATTAGACTTAGCACAGTTCAGGGGTTGTCTGTTTCAGTCTGTTAAGGCTCTGCTGACTCTGTAAGAAGCGTCAGGTTGAGAAGCCCAACAAACACAGAGGTAAAGATTTACTCGCAGGAAaagggaaagaagaggaagCTGTTGCAGCGACTGCTAGTTCACTGTggttacaacaacaacaaagagtGAAACAGGACAGAGGGAGCCAGAATGAGTCCACACTAGGCCTGGACTAGTACATTCCTCTGGGCACGGGATGTGTGGGATgcttatttgaattttaaaaaacggcATAAGTACGTCTGGCTGGCTGCCTCCGCACTGTGCACTGCAGAGTGcacttttttaatgttatcTCTGATACCTATTTAGTAACTGAGGAGGAGTACAATAATAATGCAGAAAGATAAGAAGGGGATAGAGAGAGGTGTATCTGCTGTAGAACAGACAGAAAAGCAGTGAGGTGCTGGGGGCTCAAAGAGCCAAAATGCAGCAGACACATGCAGTCAGACACAGGCAATATACCTTTGAGGAAAAGAGCCGGAGGAGCTTTTGtccagacaggaaacaaagaaTACATGGAATTGAAAGAgagtcacacataaacacaaagaatACATGTAAACAGAGaacataaaacatcaataaaaggaaaactaaactgaaacacaaagataaTGTGTGAAGATTACAAGTACTGTACTATTTAACTCAAAATGGAAAGATTAGAGATATACTGTAAAGAGACATACATGTCATGAACAGACACGGGGAAATGCATGGTGGGATAAATGTATCTCACATGCTTCTTACATCAGGATCACCTTTGGAAAAATGTCAGATGCAAAACTTGAGAGATTAAGTAAAATCTATCCAAATACTATTCGTGAGTTGACTGTAAAGTGGTGGCGATCTCAGTGAGAAATAGAAACGTGACTTTTTGTTGTACTGTACCAGCAActtaaaaaaccaaaacaccacattttcatattaaagATACAATATGTAATTTCTGCCACCAGGGGTCTCTCaatcaaaacattaacaaaagATGGTGTTTGGGGTCATGGGAgttgttttcttcattgttggaaaaaaaaaaaaaaaaaagcttctccCAGTTAGGATTCCTTCAGTGTTCATcgttcagggtttttttctccatcttttcttttacagGGGTTAACgggtaaaaacactgaataaagcaTTTCCACATTAAAAATCTGTTTCCTTAACGCTGTTCAGCAGACACAGGAAGTCTGgagaaaactgaataaaagtCCATTTATGAGAGTTTCTGGCAGATACGCTGGCATATTATCTTTCGCTGTTGTGGCAGATAACCACAATGCCGACACATGCACACTCTTTGGTAGAGGTGGTATGACCCCATTGACAGATGGGAATGACGGAATAGTTACATATATGGCTTTAACTCGTAAGGAtttgataaaataaacaagctGATTAATTTCATGTTGTGGCAATGCTTCACtgtgttttaaaagaaatgaatgaactgATATGAGGAAATCTGATCATCCGAAATTCATCAGCATTTTTACAGGACTAACGTCACATGGAGCCCAAGCAACTTACAGGAGGTAAAAGAAACTCTTGAAGTTCTCGATTTATATTTCCTTGATTTCCTGtcatttccatatttttttaactattcATGAACATCAAAATAATTTTAGTCAAAGACCTCCTTTCATGGCGTACTTCTTTCTTCCCACATCTTGGCAAGTCATGCAGAGAACCTAGAAAGGCCCCTCTGAGATAGCAAACTGGCATTACACCTTCCACTTCATTATTCATGTATCCATCCACGAGACACTTAGACCATGTGCAAAACCTTACAGTTACAGGGGCTGAAACTAGAGCGCCCCACTTTTCCCTCAAGTTCGAGTTCGATACTTCTTTTCACCCACTCACAGTATACTTAGaagtttaacatttaatatctttaagGTTTTTTGAATCCAGTCCAAAAAAATGCCATGACTTCAAAGTTGGATTTCAGTTACAACaacccttaaaaaaaacaagataactTGGTTTATAAAACTGCataacaaactttttttccacttcaaGTGGTAAATTTGGACTAACTTTCAATTATAAATCTTAATTTCTAGAACCATACGCCAACTCTAGCTGATTAGGGAGAAGTGCTAGTCTTCCTGACGAGGGTCACAATTCccttcatatatttggcgagaGATCATGGCTTGGTTGAGGGGCCATGATCACTGAGGGATTTAAGGCTCATATGAGACTTACTCTCCTGTCATGTGACGTGGGTCTAAATTACAACTGTAACAGATGTGTGGCGGATTAGGAGAAGGTTCAAGCTGAATGCCTCGCTCATTGAGCAATTTGAGATGGTGGCCTCTGGGAAGATGCTCCCTTAGTGATACTAAGCACTGTATAGCTTTTTTCAAAGGCGTATCCCAGTGCTGTAATACAGTAGGGGAGTTGGGGAGAGTATGTGGGTAATCCTTGACCTTTCACCTAAATGAAGGATACTGTAAACATTGTTAGGATATTACACATTCTAATATAGTGCATTAATctaaaatatattgtttgtaGCTGTATTGTTAAACTGAGAAACCGCCctttattaaaaatatgaaaaaaaacaacaacttcagTTAGTTTTAGAAAGACACTCACCgggtttttcttcttcctgtcctttttttcactTGGCTTCCTGTTGCTGACAAAGTAGTGCAGCGTGCCATACTCTATTAGTGCGGCAAAGACGAAGATGAAGCAGACGGACACAAACAGGTCCATGGCTGTCACATAGGAGACTTTTGGGAGAGATTTCCTGGCAATGGTACTCAGCGTGGTCATAGTCAGCACAGTGGTGATGCCTGGTAATAATATTGGAGAGATAAGAGAAAGTTAGATCAGTTAAATCCAGAGTAACCAGAGATGTGTAATACAAGCTCAGCCACACCAAGCTCAATGGTATTTCATGGtcaattttacatttcacatttatatatGATGTAAAAATTACTCCTAGTATTTTCTTcgttattacatttgtaaaggaGTATTTCCTTAGAAGCCTGCTTGTctgatattgttaaaaaaataataattttgcaGTTATAAGGAGCTGAAACAACACTGGAAATCCAAAGGCAGATTCAAATTTGgagtggatttttaaaataattttcacaGATTGTGGACCAGTTTTTTCAGGtgttaatacatgttttaattcatatagttataacattttttttaagaacaCGTCCTCCTGGATGTAAAAAACATCACTATAAAATTGAAATTGCATGACTGAGGGTCCAGATGTTTCAATGGGAGACATATTATCTGTATTCTATTATGTTGTTCAGAAATAAAAAGCCaggtatttatttttacaaaattcCCTTAAAACCTGTGATGACATAAATTTAGGATTgttccaaaaacaaaacaaaaatgacaccCAATAGATTAATTAATTTAGGTTTTAAAACTGAGACAATGcagaataaaaatattacattttcaattgatgtatgtttaaaaaaagaggattaATGGCTGTTTAATTGCAAGCTCTTAACAGTTAGATGCCTGTGATGGAGGAGGGAGCAGCTGTTTAACTGTCCCCTTGATCCACATACTTTACTGGTTTATGGTTCAGCTGCCATTGACCAAACTGACATACTACATTTATATATCCGCCATCTGGTTAACCCTCGCCCCTTTATACtcactctgtgtgtctgtaatgaTAATATGGATGGAGGCCGGCTGATGGCAAACTGATACAACAGATTAGCACCAACATCTGCAGTAACAAcccacaaacaacaacaaacaaaaccccCTCCTTCCCTTAAACAGACTGTAAGAGTTGCCTTGTTTTTTACACAGTAAATGATTTATGTCTAAATTTAATGTGGACTGAAATACATCAGTCTACTTCAAgattataatactgcagtattgtgaGTGAATTGATATATTTCTGGGTGGCATTGAAGGATTAAGAATTATGTCATCTGCACTAATCCACTCCCTCACCACCTGGCTGCTTGTACCTCCTGCATCATCTTTCGAAGAGGAAATTAAGATATTTGACTCTGTACAATTTAAACTGGGAATAAATAGTGTTATTATTTCGACTGCGAATCACGTCTGGAGCTGCAAAACcttgagaaaacaaaacaacctatTTTTAGAGAGACTAATGACGGACAAACTAATGATGATAGTGAGGTAGAATGAGGGCTTATGCCTGCAGTGATTGTTTTACATTCACTTGTGCTCGCTAATGATCGCACCACATGGACTTGAGGTCAGAATTTACAGCCCTGAGGGGCAATAAGGAGAGCTGACTAAGGGAAATGTACCCAACTGCATCACGAATGAACTTCTCAGGATGTCCACTGGATGCCAAGGGCAAGTTCAAGAGCTGACAAATTTCCTTGAAATCCTCACTTTTACCCTCTTTTTCATTCCGTGTCCCATTTTTGCATTCAGTGAAGAGGCCACCTGCATTAATATTGTGCTGAGGTTGCATCTCTGCATCTTCCCTGCTGTATTGCATAATTAATGCCTCATTAAGGCATGCATGAAAACATATGTGCCAGGATAGGCTCTTCTAATCAAGATGGACTAGATTCCTAAGAAGCTGCCCTGTCTCAGAGGGGGGAAACaaaatgaggaggagaagagaggatgatgaaggagaagacaaaagaaagggagagaacaGCAGGAAGGAGGAAGCTTATGTAGACTGCTCTTCAATATGAGATGTTGTGTGTCCACCACAGGGTTCTTGACGTATTTCACAGTAGGGAGTAATTAAGGGCAAGATGGCTAATGAACCTCACTGGTATAATTGCAGCATGTATGTTTGGGCTAGGTGGGCTGAttatgtaaaagaaacaaaggcAAAAGGGCTCTGTCAAGGCTGATATTACAGAAAAGAGGAATATACagcctaaaataaaataaaaagtaaattatttatACTAACTGACTCTGCacttttaaaactgcattttctataaaatatcaaagtcTTGTGGCAGACTTTGCATCGCTTTTTACCTAATGATGTCCTGGCAGGAACTGCATCCTTGTTGATCCAGAATGAGACCCAAGAGAGGACAACGATCAGAGTGCATGGGATGTAAGTCTGGATGGTGAAGTAACCCATTCTCCTGCTCAGGTCAAAGAACACAGTCAGCACCACATAGTCTCCTGAAAAAGAGgtaaagaagaggagaaaggaaagtgTGAGGGCATTGTGCAGTGTATCATGAAACAACGGATATATTAAGATTACATTAAGGGTTAAGTTCACTACATAGGTGTAAAAATTGCAGTGATTTGGCATTGATATTGATGTTCATAGTTCATACTATATACATGATACAAGGACAAGATAATTTAACACCTTTTGAGAAAAGGTagaaattatataatatagtacACTCTTTACCTAATGTATGAAGTCATATCATATCTTATTATGACCAAATAAAGTTCTCAACAAAACACCAAATGTACATTAAACAATCTGTTCGATCACAGAATAATCAAAACATTATGTTGTGCAACCAAAAACTTCACTGCGTGTTTGCCAAAGGCAACTCAAGCTTGTACCCAGCCAAATCTTAAATGAAATGGAGTGATTGAGAGAGCTGCAGCTGGTCTGACttggacaacacacacacacacacacacacacacacacacacacacacacacacacacacacacacacacacacacacacacacacacacacacacacaaaccctcgTTTCCTGCCAGTAGTTAGCTGGAACATGAACACCGGCATCCAGCTGATGATGAGCCATCCCTGGGCAGGCTGTCTGACCCCAGCAGATGTTAGGTGTTTAGAGGTTGAGGTTAGCTGAGCCCAGATAGACCTGACCATGACAATATGAATAATCTGGCCTGCCTGTTTAAAATGCAAGCtaagcatgcatgcatgcaaaatTGCACACCGGAATCAGGATGTATTGAACCAGGACCTAACGGAGAGACAGGCATTTAAATGAACAAACTCGTAACTCACAGACTTTCAAGTGGCATCCCTGCCAGCTTGACAATACGGCAATGCTTGCCAATAGCTAGTGTCCCCCATCACTGTCTACCTATGTACCCTACccgtctgtctgtttctctggaTTTAATGGCAGTTCACTGCTGGCCTCCAGCTCAGTCAGATGTCTGCTAATTGATTAACATCAAACTGTTAACATCGTCGGAAAGCTACCCTGGCCTCTCACTATGGCTTGTAACCTGCAGGGCACAAACCTATTCTCTCTCAGCCATGTGTCTACATGTGTgagatgtatatgtgtgtgtgtgtttaagcacTGGCAGCACATGGAATAGTCTCTATGCAGCTGGGGAATGAACAGCTGGCTAATAATTTTCCTCATGAGTAAGAGTGCACAACACATACTGCAGTTTATTGAAAAACAGCCAacatctgtgtatttgtgtgttaatgagagacagagagagaaagagatgagacTGTCAGTGTGTATTATGTCTGCGAACATGTGCACTCTGTGTGAGGGAGCACTCGTAGTGTCTGGAAAAGGACCAAAGCCTGTGAtttatcccagcatgcacctctGTTCACTCAGCCATTGATAGCATCATTAAATAAACCAAGTGTAATAACCCCAGAAGCAGAAACATAACTGTTCATATCTCCACATGTGTTTTCTGCTGATGCAGGCAGGTGCAGGGTATATTATTGCCCGTCGTCTAGGTTAGTATGAGTACTGGAAACATGTGAAGGCTGCTCTCAGGGGTCCCGCAGCcaacaattttgtttttattaccaTTACATTAGCAAGAGCCCAAAACCAAGACCCCTGACAGCTGAGAAACTGCTGGTTAATACACTTATTCCAGCTTGGTCAGCAGCACAAAGCCTCCTTCCAGTTTCCTTAAACTCTTAATGATAATGGGTCTACCACCACAGGGGTGAGGCCGGCTGGTGTAAGACTCTCCTGCCATGCGCCTCTCCTCGTTTGTTTGCCAGTTTCATTATAGGCCACAGTGCTTGCCAGGAAGACACTTTGAGAAGGTGTTATCGACCAGTGCTCTCTATCCTGGCAGGCTGATGTATCAGTATCAGTTCACCTGCCATTATGGCTCTGTAGTGATGCATTAGTTTGTTTAATGACTTCCTGATTCCACTCAAAACAAAATGGTTTCCAGTTCCCTCACTGGCTTAAGTGTTCGGCCGGGATGTCACAACATTATTGAACACTTTACATTAcacagtgtgtttgcatgtagtTTATACTATACTAAGTAGACAAGTGTAGAATTATTATGTTATTCAGTTGTCTGTCACATTATTTAGATGGcatatgtttttgttaaaaaaaagaagaaaaaaaagcagtccAGGTGAACACTGGTGAAGTCTTTGTGAGCTGGGGGCTGTAgcagtgtgtgtcagtatgcTTTACTACCCCAAGGGGTCGCCAATGCCAAATGGTTTTGAATTTTACACACAGAggctttaaatattaatgttactCAAAGAGTATAAACAGTTTATGGAGCTGTCCCCTCTACACTATCGACATTATGCATGTCAGTGTTATCAATAGTGTCTTCTTGACACCGTATGATTGTTATCAAGCTGCACCTCAGCAAGCTTAATACTTCCAAACATACaggaaaatacatttcatttctccTAACTATAGTACAGAAAATATTACTCAACTGAAAAGATAAACGGAAAATATGGCTGTCGTATTGGACATTgcttattgtacattttaatgttcTTATAGAAGAATacagatattaaaataattattttgacCATCTTTGTTGCAGGTGCACATGTATCACACCACCATACATATATCCACAACCcacacacttacacattttatattatccAAGTCTTCCTTTTATCAGTGAATGAACCCTTTTGCAATCTTCGGTGTTGTGTAAATATGAAAGTAtggaaacatgaaataaaataataacttaacaccttttctttttgtccattTAATACAATTGAATGTACCGTAGGTGGTACATGTGTATGcgtgcatgcctgtgtgtgtgggatgaaAGGTCCCTGTTTATTTCTCCTATGAGATTGTAGCTGAGGGTATCAAAGCATCCAAGCTTGCGTGCCTGCGTTCCTCCTAATGAGAGCCCTCAAACTAA
This Scomber scombrus chromosome 14, fScoSco1.1, whole genome shotgun sequence DNA region includes the following protein-coding sequences:
- the gabrg2 gene encoding gamma-aminobutyric acid receptor subunit gamma-2 isoform X3 — translated: MFVNSIGPVNAINMEYTIDIFFAQTWYDRRLKFNSTMKVLRLNSNMVGKIWIPDTFFRNSKKADAHWITTPNRMLRIWNDGRILYTLRLTIDAECQLKLNNFPMDEHSCPLEFSSYGYPREEIVYKWKRSSVEVGDIRSWRLYQFSFVGLRNTSEIVRTVSDYVVLTVFFDLSRRMGYFTIQTYIPCTLIVVLSWVSFWINKDAVPARTSLGITTVLTMTTLSTIARKSLPKVSYVTAMDLFVSVCFIFVFAALIEYGTLHYFVSNRKPSEKKDRKKKNPLLRLFSSKTPTVDIRPRSATAIQMNNATHMQERDEEYGYECLDGKDCTSFFCCFEDCRSGAWRHGRLHIRVAKIDSYARIFFPTAFGLFNLVYWVSYLYL
- the gabrg2 gene encoding gamma-aminobutyric acid receptor subunit gamma-2 isoform X4; the encoded protein is MFVNSIGPVNAINMEYTIDIFFAQTWYDRRLKFNSTMKVLRLNSNMVGKIWIPDTFFRNSKKADAHWITTPNRMLRIWNDGRILYTLRLTIDAECQLKLNNFPMDEHSCPLEFSSYGYPREEIVYKWKRSSVEVGDIRSWRLYQFSFVGLRNTSEIVRTVSDYVVLTVFFDLSRRMGYFTIQTYIPCTLIVVLSWVSFWINKDAVPARTSLGITTVLTMTTLSTIARKSLPKVSYVTAMDLFVSVCFIFVFAALIEYGTLHYFVSNRKPSEKKDRKKKNPTPTVDIRPRSATAIQMNNATHMQERDEEYGYECLDGKDCTSFFCCFEDCRSGAWRHGRLHIRVAKIDSYARIFFPTAFGLFNLVYWVSYLYL